The sequence below is a genomic window from Xylocopa sonorina isolate GNS202 chromosome 15, iyXylSono1_principal, whole genome shotgun sequence.
CCGGGTGTGGTTTAAAGAGGCACGCCGCAGGATCGTCGTGTTACAGCAGCCTTGCTGTATAAACAGTTTTAGAAGCAAAACTTTTGGTTGAACTGCGTGGTCGTCTCAATTTTGGCCTGTTTGGCCGGGTACACACCATAGAACACGATGCGTACGATGAGAGTTCGCTAGGCCAATAGCACGGTAAAGCGCATTCGAAGGTTGGGAGCAATGCACGATGCGGAGGCATTGATTGGTAGGATGTTATCTCGAAGATAAAGCCCAACTAGTATAACTTGCGTCGACGGCATTGGACGTAGAACTACCCTAGCCCATCGATTGGTAGAAgcgtgctctttaaaacgcgaacgtTACACCGACCTTTAGGGATAACTATGCGATAAAACGAATGCTCTTCAGGCAAGATTCTTTCGTATTTTTCTTCGTGTGTTATTTGTATTTTGATCGTTTTCTAGTCTCATCGAGCATTCTGTTTCAGATCCAGCCAGTTTGCAATGCACAGAAACAGGAAATACTGCAAAAGCATCGAGTGGATTGAGTAGAAATAAACGAAGCATGCCTCGTGTGCACGAGGCTTCAGGTCCCAGATGTTAGCGACAAACCTCACTGTGTCCCCCTTTTTTTCCACTCTTCCGCTCGTGGAAACCGCACAGGTCGCAAGGTCTATCGACGAGACCCGAATAATCGTTCCCTTTCtcttatcattgcgaagtgaaaaaCGTGCATGCATCAGCATGTCCGTCTGACACTGtacatagagagaaagagagggagagagtgacCGCGATCAGCTGTTAACGGTGATCGAAGGTGTATAGGTTGTTTTTTGTCAGAGCTTTTTCATTCCTCTGTCTCAATCGTCACGTGAAACGTTCGACCACGACGAAACAACAAACGAATTGCGATTTTATTGAACACGTTGATGCGTAGTCGCGAATAATCCGCATGCCACGCATCGAAGCGACCATGCATACGAGAGCGagtgagcgagcgagcgagcgagcgagcgcgaACGGTCGGACAACGAGGGAGCGCGATTATGCGAGCGCGCGACGCACACACACCACCACTCCTCGAATACGCACACATCGAAACGGCACAGTTCGCACGCAATACGTAGAGCCGTTTAAAGAGCCAAGCCGGGACTAGAGTATCCCTAGTTAGGCGTGCTACCGGCACGGTCATGAGGGAACCTAGAATCGGTGCACGCTTTCGCGATTGATCGCAGAAGAGATGCCAGGCGACTTTCGACGCACCAAATCGGTTGCGCTCGAAATAACGGCCCGTTCTTTTTCATATTTTCCCCCCCACCCCcctccttttctttctttctgttTATGCGCTCCACTAAGCATATCTTTCGTACGATTGCGAGAGGAGGAAAACACGCTTCATTTTCGAACAAGGGGATACGAGTTCTGTGGTTGTTTCGAAACAACTGCTAAACTATCCCCACCCCCCTCCCCCCTCCCGCGTAAAGACGCACAGAATTTGGTACACCGGTCGAGATAAACGAACATCGAAACAAACGGGCATTCACGCGTGTTTATTCCACTTACTTGGCTCTCGAGCGTGCGGTAGAAACCGCACACACAGTATTTCGAGACGGAGGCCCACGCTCTCTTCCGGGAGGTTCAGCTAGCACACGGCGCGGCGCGTGTCACAGCGCCGACGAGCGAGGCATACCCGTGCCTCCTCGATGGCAAATAcgtcgccgtcgccgtcgtGGTCGTGGTCGTTGTCGTCGCGTTGCCGATATTTCTAGATGCGATTCTCACTGTGTCCCTGTCGATGACAGGACCGGGGAAACGTGCGCCCGGGAGACGACGATGACAACGAGGCGTTCTAAACCCGGTCTCCCGAGGCTAACTCGTGCCACACGAATGTTGCTTCTGCTTTTCGCTCCGATGTATCATGCACACACTTCGTACATACGATTTACTACTCCCTCGCCCTCGCTCGTTTTCTCTCCCTATCTGTCCTTCTTTTACAGCTTATAGCCGttgtcgtcgtcctcgtcgtagTCGTAGTAGTTGCGTGGCCtttatttctcttttctctctcgttctgtccctctctctctctctctctcgctctctttttctctcgctctctctctctctctctctctctctcgctcgctcgctctctgttcctttctctctccctcgttCTCTTTCACGCTCGTTTTTCCATGTATCTGTTTCGCTCCGTCTCTTTACCGCACTGATGCGGTGTCCATTTTCTGCGGGGCCGATCTCGGCAATAGGAACAGACAGCCAAAGCAGCAGGCAGCACCAGCAGTAGAGTTGGGGGCCCGAAATAATCGTGCGCAAAGGGCCGGTGTCGTTCGTTCGTACGAGGTGTTTTTCAGCTACCAAGGAATGTATGGGCTATAAAGTTCACGATAAGCCCCGCCTCGACATGATCGGTCGTGCCACCGGCGAGGAAAACGAACCTTTTCTGTCGGGGTGTCGCGCGCGCACACGAGGCCGGCTCGTGAGCTGGGCGATTGGATGGACAGGAcagggctggctggctggctggctggcgcgCTGGCAACTGTGGCTCGGGCTACGAAGCAGATAGATCCGCCTGTGCCGGTAGTAGTAACGCCGAACCGCGTGTTTGTGGGCTCTCGCAGCGCCCAGTTTAACACCGTGTTAGTGGGCTTCCACTAGTGCCACTGATACGTTCTTGAACGCGTTCCTGTCACGGTGGTAGTACGTGCTTAGACGGCTGTCATGTGTCGGTGCGTTCGTGGACGCGCGCCTATAACGTACCGGCGCACCGGCCATCTGCCGGTCGCACACAGGAGTCGAGTACGCGCGCCAAAACCGTCACTTGGCTTTTCTTCGTAAACCACCACGCCGCCAGCTATCGTAGATATCCGAAAAAGTTCCTAGACCGTGTCACCTTTCCTTATTTTTCCGTTATTTCCCACGGGATCGCTTACGTTCGCACGTTTCCCGAATTCATCGACACGATAACGGGCTTGCGAATATTCGTGTCAATGTTTATTTGTATCTGTTGGGGTTAGATGATTCACAGTCGGGTACACGATGTTATGCTTTTCCAATATCGCGTGTCACGATCGTCGTGAAACGGGAACTGAAAGAGAATAGCCACGAATCCACAAGATGCACAGATCTTTCACGAGCACAACGAGCACACGCGCCAAAACTGTCCCTCGCGTTTTCCACGAAACTGCCACGCAAGCTCCGGCGTGTAGGTGAAAAATCCCTATATCCCGAGTTTCCCGAGATATGTTCGCGCTCGATGCATCGGTTATTTACTCCTGACAGCTTCAAATGCCACGATAGATCGTCTTTATAAATTATTACCGTGTCCATCCGCCATGGTCAGGGGTGTGCGTTTTCCGAACAAACGTCCACGCTTGATGTTGGCAGTGAGTCCCTTTAACGTGGGCCTTATCGCGAAAGAAAGGGGGCAAAAATGAAATGAACGACAAACACACTCTTctattatataatttttaaaacTGTTCGATCCTCATTCGTATAGTACGCACACTTCCGAAGATTAGGAGGATCCCACTGCCTGTCGTTTCTTGCCCGAAACTAAGCGGGCGGTCGTCGCTTCCTTCACGATGGAGGGGTGTTGGATGCCAGGGCCGTACGCTGCGCACGTGCCAAACCGTGTTCAATTCTCGTTCCTATTCTATCTCTACCGATAGAAAATTGTTCGCGTTGATCAATAATTTCTGTTATAATTCCTCGTTTAATTGATACTTGTAGGAAATTTAACGCTAGCGATACAAACGTTTATTATTTCGTTATTATAACGGATACTTTCACTGAAAGAGAAACATaaaaaaagtatctttatttcatgtttataaaaatatacaaaTACTTTGTAACATTTTTTATACGTCTTTTATATGTAAAAGCAGACGCGTGCTGTTATTTATAGTTATCGGCGATATCTAGAAGCCTATAAGCACAATAACGAATATgattaaaaatgaaaatatttatgtTATTCAAATATGTCATTTACGTTTACACATGTATGTTGTGGATAGCAAGTATGTACATTATCGTTCTCGACGAATCACGTGGCTCCTTAGTGCATCGATGCAGACCTGAGGTAGGTCGCCAAGAAGGGAGCCCGGTGTTTTCTTCGTAACGTATTTATTTGAACCCTACGTAACTACAAAAGGATCGTACCCTATGTAGGACGTAAGGGAGGGTATATATAACTCCCTTTTTGCTCCTATAAGCACGCGGCAATTTCCACTTCTCTGTCTTAAGCAGAATTCCAAGCCAAGTACCCAGGCCGCGTCAAGAAATCAAACGGAGCATCGTGCTGACCCGAAACGACTATATGTCTACGATTACGAAAACTTGAGGACGTTGCGACTCGGCATCATCAAGGATCTGCATGGCAGAATACGTGATTGCTTTCACTTCGGCGTTCTGTGTATGTTTGCCGATCGTGAACTCTTCCCCTAATGCCGTCGCGGTGATCTTGAAGTTTTCGCGGTCGAATTTAGTGATCTTCACTTTCTGATAACACAAGACACTTTCTCTTATAAAAAGATCAAAAAATGACGAGTTATAAAAAGAAGAGGCACTTTATCTTGATCGTCTAATTTTCTAGCGAAATAATACGATGAATGATAAAACTTATCGAATGAATGATGTGTGAGAAGTAAAAGCGTCGAATGAACTTTAATTACGTGGATTTTATGATTAGGGAAAGATTTTAAGTGAAATTATGATGCAATTAACGTTTCATCAATGTAATATACCTTTGCAACGATAAACGGCTCGGCGGAGAACATGAACAGTAATTCGTCAAGGAAATGGAAAAGAAGACTTTCCATATCGTGTCCTTCTGCTTCCACGTAGTGCACCTGTGTTATCTGAACCCGCTCTAAATCCGTCATGTATCCAAACATGGCCATCGCGCATTGCTCGAAAGCCTCTTCTATGGTA
It includes:
- the Archease gene encoding protein archease — encoded protein: MDALTEEDFVIPSPKYEYLDHTADVQLHAWGDTIEEAFEQCAMAMFGYMTDLERVQITQVHYVEAEGHDMESLLFHFLDELLFMFSAEPFIVAKKVKITKFDRENFKITATALGEEFTIGKHTQNAEVKAITYSAMQILDDAESQRPQVFVIVDI